From one Lemur catta isolate mLemCat1 chromosome 5, mLemCat1.pri, whole genome shotgun sequence genomic stretch:
- the STC2 gene encoding stanniocalcin-2 produces the protein MCAERLGQFVTLALVLATFDPARGTDATNPPEGPQDRGSQQKGRLSLQNTAEIQHCLVNAGDVGCGVFECFENNSCEIRGLHGICMTFLHNAGKFDAQGKSFIKDALKCKAHALRHRFGCISRKCPAIKEMVSQLQRECYLKHDLCAAAQENTRVIVEMIHFKDLLLHEPYVDLVNLLLTCGEEVKEAITHSVQAQCEQNWGSLCSILSFCTSALHRPPTAPPQRQLQADRARLPRAHHGDAGRRLPEPSSREAGRGAKGEGGSKSHPNAHARDRAGGLGAQGPSGSSEWEDEQSEYSDIRR, from the exons ATGTGTGCCGAGCGGCTGGGCCAGTTCGTGACCCTGGCTTTGGTGTTGGCCACCTTCGACCCGGCGCGAGGGACCGACGCCACCAACCCTCCCGAGGGTCCCCAAGACAGGGGCTCCCAGCAGAAAGGTCGCCTATCCCTGCAGAACACAG cGGAGATCCAGCACTGTTTGGTCAACGCTGGCGATGTGGGGTGTGGCGTATTTGAATGTTTCGAGAACAACTCTTGTGAGATTCGGGGCTTACATGGGATTTGCATGACTTTTCTGCACAACGCTGGAAAATTTGATGCCCAG GGCAAGTCATTCATCAAAGATGCCTTGAAGTGTAAGGCTCACGCTCTGAGGCACAGGTTCGGCTGCATAAGCCGGAAGTGCCCGGCCATCAAGGAGATGGTGTCCCAGCTGCAGCGGGAGTGCTACCTCAAACACGACCTGTGTGCCGCCGCCCAGGAGAACACCCGCGTGATCGTGGAGATGATCCATTTCAAGGACCTGCTGCTGCACGA ACCCTACGTGGACCTCGTGAACTTGCTGCTGACCTGTGGGGAGGAGGTGAAGGAGGCCATCACCCACAGCGTTCAGGCTCAGTGTGAGCAGAACTGGGGAAGCCTGTGCTCCATCCTGAGCTTCTGCACCTCGGCCCTGCACAGGCCCCCCACGGCGCCGCCGCAGCGCCAGCTCCAGGCGGACAGAGCCAGGCTCCCCAGGGCCCACCACGGGGACGCGGGCCGTCGCCTCCCGGAGCCCAGCAGCAGGGAGGCCGGCCGAGGTGCCAAGGGCGAGGGAGGTAGCAAGAGCCACCCAAACGCCCATGCCCGGGACAGAGCCGGGGGTCTCGGGGCCCAGGGACCTTCTGGAAGCAGCGAGTGGGAGGATGAACAGTCCGAGTATTCTGATATCCGGAGGTGA